A section of the Oryzias latipes chromosome 10, ASM223467v1 genome encodes:
- the mospd1 gene encoding motile sperm domain-containing protein 1 isoform X1, whose product MQQHHRQPELVEGSLPVFVFPNELVFYADEQASHKQVLTLYNPYEFALKFKVLCTAPNKYSVVDSTGAVKPQCCVDIVIRHRDVRACHYGVYDKFRLQVSEQSQRKALGRKEVTATLRPSASQEPASLRGHDEERRTKETTADGEFYEQAAPPTAESQAVAGGPSLLSVLLGLVCVAALMLPTLGEQESTVPVYLHLSVNKKLVAAYVLGLLTMVILRT is encoded by the exons ATGCAGCAGCATCATCGTCAGCCTGAGCTTGTGGAAGGAAGCCTTCCCGTGTTCGTGTTTCCCAACGAGCTCGTCTTCTACGCAGACGAGCAGGCGTCCCACAAGCAGGTCCTCACCCTCTACAACCCCTATGAGTTTGCCCTCAAGTTTAAAG TGCTGTGCACGGCGCCAAACAAATACAGTGTGGTAGATTCCACAGGAGCCGTCAAACCACAGTGCTGCGTTGACAT CGTGATCCGGCACAGGGATGTGCGAGCGTGCCACTACGGCGTCTACGACAAGTTCAGACTCCAGGTGTCGGAGCAGAGCCAGCGCAAAGCGCTGGGTCGCAAAGAGGTGACGGCCACGCTGCGTCCCTCGGCGTCGCAGGAGCCCGCCAGCCTCCGGGGCCACGACGAGGAGCGCAGAACAAAAGAGACGACAGCGGACGGCGAATTCTACGAGCAGGCTGCTCCTCCCACAG CAGAGAGCCAGGCCGTCGCCGGAGGACCCAGTCTGCTGTCGGTGCTGCTGGGACTGGTGTGCGTCGCTGCTCTGATGCTCCCGACGCTGGGGGAGCAAGAATCCACAGTGCCTGTCTACCTCCACTTAAGTGTTAACAAGAAACTCGTTGCTGCTTATGTTCTGG
- the mospd1 gene encoding motile sperm domain-containing protein 1 isoform X2 has translation MQQHHRQPELVEGSLPVFVFPNELVFYADEQASHKQVLTLYNPYEFALKFKVLCTAPNKYSVVDSTGAVKPQCCVDIVIRHRDVRACHYGVYDKFRLQVSEQSQRKALGRKEVTATLRPSASQEPASLRGHDEERRTKETTADGEFYEQAAPPTESQAVAGGPSLLSVLLGLVCVAALMLPTLGEQESTVPVYLHLSVNKKLVAAYVLGLLTMVILRT, from the exons ATGCAGCAGCATCATCGTCAGCCTGAGCTTGTGGAAGGAAGCCTTCCCGTGTTCGTGTTTCCCAACGAGCTCGTCTTCTACGCAGACGAGCAGGCGTCCCACAAGCAGGTCCTCACCCTCTACAACCCCTATGAGTTTGCCCTCAAGTTTAAAG TGCTGTGCACGGCGCCAAACAAATACAGTGTGGTAGATTCCACAGGAGCCGTCAAACCACAGTGCTGCGTTGACAT CGTGATCCGGCACAGGGATGTGCGAGCGTGCCACTACGGCGTCTACGACAAGTTCAGACTCCAGGTGTCGGAGCAGAGCCAGCGCAAAGCGCTGGGTCGCAAAGAGGTGACGGCCACGCTGCGTCCCTCGGCGTCGCAGGAGCCCGCCAGCCTCCGGGGCCACGACGAGGAGCGCAGAACAAAAGAGACGACAGCGGACGGCGAATTCTACGAGCAGGCTGCTCCTCCCACAG AGAGCCAGGCCGTCGCCGGAGGACCCAGTCTGCTGTCGGTGCTGCTGGGACTGGTGTGCGTCGCTGCTCTGATGCTCCCGACGCTGGGGGAGCAAGAATCCACAGTGCCTGTCTACCTCCACTTAAGTGTTAACAAGAAACTCGTTGCTGCTTATGTTCTGG